A window of Thermococcus aggregans contains these coding sequences:
- a CDS encoding AMP-binding protein produces MNGLILGKTDKEELRYTIETAYNFTALWKERFEELNINDLCPEYFLSNINRIHVTPHDLNDKERVCPEYIKEKKVFHGIMRTSGTTGEPKRIPFTKDDKKRYGRQAWPWVSVYLDNGSTIASFFPQLPSSSGVFAFGALESVDAKIAYHQIPIQYLRMKDALLKEFKSIKPNVLFALTTAAYVLGLTLPEDIKNDIQVIVVGGETLTEELARATLENFPNAIIVDNFGNTEDGITGYRIITKNKVESFSFPESMIILKPDGDDEYKEYHEIYITKIMKEGELTGLPLFNYKIGDLAKVVDGKVMNIIRVKDVVSLSGAKLHIDQVMDIVHRYPFLVDFVIIYHPLSPGNPKPKAIIRVGYIGEKPAGIEDEIRELIYEANNPVRYEVEEAKSSELIVEAVPAEEVRKGLPQKPGKTKRIFIVGKDI; encoded by the coding sequence ATGAACGGGTTGATACTTGGAAAAACAGATAAAGAAGAACTTAGATATACCATTGAAACTGCTTATAATTTCACCGCATTATGGAAAGAAAGGTTCGAAGAATTAAACATAAACGATTTATGCCCTGAATATTTTCTCAGCAATATAAACAGGATACATGTAACCCCTCATGACCTCAACGATAAAGAGAGAGTATGCCCGGAATATATCAAAGAAAAAAAAGTTTTCCATGGAATTATGAGGACCAGCGGCACAACTGGAGAACCAAAAAGGATACCTTTTACAAAGGATGACAAAAAGAGATATGGTCGGCAAGCTTGGCCATGGGTAAGTGTTTATCTCGACAACGGATCCACGATAGCATCGTTTTTTCCACAATTGCCTTCTTCTTCGGGAGTATTCGCTTTTGGGGCTCTTGAATCAGTAGACGCAAAGATAGCATACCACCAGATCCCAATACAATACTTGCGAATGAAGGATGCACTACTAAAGGAGTTCAAAAGTATAAAACCAAACGTCCTATTTGCTCTGACAACTGCAGCTTATGTGTTAGGTTTAACACTCCCTGAAGATATCAAAAATGACATTCAAGTAATAGTAGTAGGCGGAGAAACGCTGACAGAAGAACTCGCAAGAGCTACCCTCGAGAATTTCCCGAATGCTATTATAGTTGATAATTTCGGCAACACAGAAGATGGGATAACAGGATACAGGATAATAACAAAGAACAAAGTAGAATCCTTTTCCTTCCCCGAGTCTATGATTATATTAAAACCGGATGGGGACGATGAGTACAAGGAGTATCACGAAATCTACATTACCAAAATAATGAAAGAGGGAGAACTTACAGGATTGCCATTATTCAATTACAAGATTGGAGATTTGGCAAAAGTCGTTGATGGTAAAGTCATGAACATAATCAGAGTAAAAGACGTTGTGAGCTTATCTGGAGCAAAACTCCACATAGACCAAGTTATGGACATCGTTCATAGATATCCCTTCCTAGTAGACTTTGTGATAATTTACCACCCTCTCTCGCCGGGTAATCCGAAACCAAAAGCCATAATAAGGGTGGGATACATTGGAGAAAAGCCCGCTGGCATAGAAGATGAAATAAGGGAGCTGATATATGAAGCCAACAACCCCGTTAGGTATGAAGTGGAAGAAGCAAAGTCTTCTGAGCTTATTGTAGAGGCAGTTCCAGCGGAAGAAGTTAGAAAAGGCCTGCCCCAAAAACCAGGCAAAACAAAGAGAATATTCATAGTTGGAAAAGACATCTAA
- a CDS encoding transcriptional regulator — MGEKERLLRIVESIFRGTGFRVARMEFKGSCFDLAASRLFLLLFVKVLQNIDSLTEEQAEDLKRLAKLFEASPLIVGLRSKNEELEEGVVYERHGVYALSPQTLYDILVENELPAIFAERGGFYVRVNGEYLRQLRERHGYSVGELAELLGVSRKSLQNYERGEQAMSIEIALRLEEIFDAPVAKPIDILNAKVEAKMEVEPETELEKEIFRRLEEFGMGVVKIKKAPFDAISKEEGVKILTGISERKTVSTIKRAQMVNEVSKIIQSDGLFILEKTRTEVVGEIPLIPKEKLNEIRDADELIEMIEELKKSINRKLSS; from the coding sequence ATGGGAGAAAAAGAAAGACTATTGCGAATTGTTGAGAGCATATTCAGGGGGACTGGATTTAGGGTTGCTAGAATGGAGTTTAAAGGATCATGCTTCGACTTAGCGGCTAGTAGGCTCTTTCTGTTGCTCTTTGTGAAGGTACTTCAAAACATTGACTCTCTTACGGAGGAACAGGCGGAAGATTTGAAGCGTTTAGCCAAGCTTTTCGAGGCTTCTCCACTTATCGTAGGATTGAGGTCTAAAAACGAGGAGCTTGAAGAGGGAGTAGTGTACGAGAGGCATGGGGTTTATGCTTTAAGTCCTCAAACCCTTTACGACATCCTTGTGGAAAATGAACTGCCTGCAATCTTCGCTGAGAGAGGGGGCTTTTACGTCAGGGTTAACGGCGAATATCTGCGACAGCTCAGGGAAAGGCACGGTTACAGCGTTGGAGAACTCGCAGAACTTCTTGGTGTTTCAAGGAAGAGCCTTCAGAACTATGAACGGGGAGAGCAAGCTATGAGCATTGAGATTGCCCTGCGGCTTGAAGAGATTTTTGATGCCCCGGTAGCAAAGCCTATTGACATCCTTAACGCTAAAGTTGAAGCTAAGATGGAAGTTGAACCGGAGACAGAACTTGAAAAGGAAATCTTCAGGCGCTTAGAGGAGTTTGGAATGGGTGTTGTTAAAATCAAAAAAGCACCCTTCGATGCCATCTCAAAGGAAGAAGGGGTAAAAATTCTAACCGGTATAAGCGAGAGAAAAACTGTATCGACAATTAAAAGGGCGCAAATGGTAAATGAAGTTAGCAAAATTATCCAAAGCGATGGACTCTTTATTCTCGAAAAGACCAGAACCGAGGTTGTTGGAGAAATTCCGCTCATTCCAAAGGAGAAGCTCAACGAAATTAGGGATGCCGATGAGCTCATTGAAATGATTGAGGAGCTTAAAAAGAGTATAAATAGAAAACTTTCTAGCTGA
- a CDS encoding HD domain-containing protein: MKPKIIHDPIHGSMKVSGLILDLIKTPEFQRLRNIKQLGLAYLVYPGANHSRFEHSLGTYNIAKRLGTELDLSEEEQTLLEAAALLHDIGHGPFSHTFEQIYEHYVREYDHMHLGQNIILGKIDIIDGDIDGRQFIPEILEFYGYEPKEVANLILGKYEKKYLGQALHGDVDADQLDYLIRDAHYTGVAHGIIDLERLLKVIRIHNNELVVDEKGVEAVEGMMVARALMYSRVYFHHTVKIAEGMLTRALEFALEDGHLWDFWKMTDCRVLVELEDLEGYPREIVKRIKYRDLFKAAVLLGADELTTEEKRELLTVYRNIKKRQELERKLADAVGAREGEVIIEFSTADLMLTEPRLKSTEIGVIMHNGEVKPLTKVTPLANALKRRQTPRWAVMIASPSKYVDKIREVWRKVLFS, encoded by the coding sequence ATGAAGCCAAAGATAATTCACGATCCCATTCATGGGAGTATGAAGGTAAGCGGACTCATATTGGATCTCATAAAAACCCCAGAATTTCAAAGACTAAGGAACATAAAGCAATTAGGTCTTGCGTACCTTGTCTATCCCGGCGCAAACCATTCTCGCTTTGAGCACTCCCTCGGCACATATAACATTGCGAAACGGCTTGGTACAGAGCTTGATCTCAGCGAGGAGGAACAAACTCTTCTAGAGGCAGCCGCTTTGCTTCACGACATTGGTCACGGCCCGTTTTCGCACACGTTTGAGCAAATATATGAGCACTACGTCAGAGAATACGATCACATGCATCTTGGCCAAAACATCATACTCGGAAAAATCGACATAATAGACGGAGACATAGATGGAAGGCAATTCATACCCGAGATACTGGAGTTTTACGGCTACGAGCCAAAGGAAGTTGCCAATCTTATTCTGGGAAAATACGAGAAAAAGTACCTTGGACAAGCACTACATGGAGACGTCGATGCTGATCAGCTCGACTACCTCATCAGAGATGCCCACTACACCGGTGTAGCCCATGGGATAATTGACCTTGAGAGGCTTTTGAAAGTCATAAGAATCCACAATAATGAACTTGTGGTCGATGAAAAGGGAGTAGAGGCTGTTGAAGGGATGATGGTTGCTAGGGCGCTAATGTACTCCAGAGTTTACTTCCACCACACGGTGAAGATAGCAGAGGGGATGCTAACGAGAGCATTGGAGTTCGCTCTTGAGGATGGTCATCTCTGGGACTTCTGGAAAATGACCGACTGCAGGGTTCTTGTAGAGCTTGAGGACTTGGAAGGCTACCCAAGAGAGATCGTAAAGCGCATTAAATACCGCGACTTGTTTAAGGCGGCAGTGCTATTGGGAGCAGATGAGCTCACTACTGAGGAAAAAAGAGAATTGCTGACAGTTTACAGGAACATAAAGAAGCGGCAGGAACTTGAAAGAAAATTAGCAGATGCTGTAGGAGCGAGAGAGGGGGAAGTCATTATAGAATTCTCGACGGCTGACCTAATGCTTACAGAGCCAAGATTAAAGTCAACAGAAATCGGAGTGATAATGCACAATGGAGAAGTGAAGCCCCTAACAAAGGTCACACCCCTTGCAAATGCTCTCAAGAGGCGCCAAACACCAAGATGGGCTGTTATGATTGCATCACCGTCAAAATACGTTGACAAAATTAGAGAAGTATGGAGAAAAGTCCTCTTCAGCTAG